The nucleotide sequence TTTGAGATAGGGAAATCTGTTTTAATCTGAAGTTCGACTAATAATTTCCCAGTAGATTCATTGATTTTTATTCCGTTTAGTTTTCCAATAACCAAACCATTAAGTGTTACTGGTGCCGAAGGTGCAAGCCCTTCTACATTTTCATACTCAACATAAAAGGTTTTGTAATTTGTAAAAAGATCTCTTCCTTTTAAAAAACTGTATCCCCAAATAAATAACAATATCGACGCAATTACTAAAATTGCTGTTTTAATTTCTCTTGATAGTTTCAAAATGATTGAATTTATTACAAATTTAATATAAAATAGTTTAGAACGGTTGCTTATTTGATAGCATCTTGTACACTGACTTTCTTCCCTCCTACAAATGCGGTGATAAATGCAAATTCATAACCTTTTGATTTTGCCTCATCTAAAAGCTTTTTTGCTTCGTTATAATCTGCTGTTTCTCCATACATATAACGATACAAATCATTTTCATAATTAACCGAAATTCGATCAAGTCCTTTAAAATTTTTAGGAACCAAAGCTATTTTTTTACTTATCGCTGTGATTTGTACTTTAAAAACAGTGTCATTATTACCCTGTGACGTTACTGAAGATGTTTTTGTGGTATCAGCAGTCGTTTTAACTGGTGTTGAAGTGTCTTTGGCAACTGGTTTTTCAGCTACTTTTGGAGTCGTTTTTGCCGGTTCGTAACTTTCAGTACCATTCCCAAAATATTCATTTTTATACCTAATGATTGCATTGGTAATCGCTCTCGCAATTTCTCTTTGCCCCTCTTCTGAATCTAATATTTTACCTTCAACAGGATTTGAAATAAACCCAGTTTCAATTAAAACTCTAGGCATATAGGCTTTATGCAACACCATAAATGGCGCTTGCTTTACCCCTCCTCCTCTAATCTTTTTTCCAATCTTTTCAAATTCATTTTCGATCTTACTGGCCAAAGAAATACTGTTTTCTAAATATTCCTCTTGCATTAATTTCATTCCAATCATCGTTTCTGGAGAATTGGGGTCAAAACCTTCGTATTTTCTTTTGTAATCTTTTTCTAAAGTAATAACTGCATTTTCCTTCTTTGCTGCCTCTAAATTAGAAGCAATCTTATTCATACCCATCACATAAGTTTCAGTACCATCAGCAGAAGTATTTTTACTGGCATTACAATGAATAGAAACGAATACACTTGCATTAGCTCTATTGGCAATATTTGCTCTTTCAACCAAATCTATAAATACATCTGTTTTTCGTGTATACGTCACTTCAACTTTTGGATACGCTTCAAGCATTTCTCCGACTTTAAGTACAATAGCTAAAGCAATGTTTTTTTCAACATGACCACTATAAACAGCACCAAAATCATGATCACCATGTCCAGCATCTAATGTTACTTTAAATATATTGGATTGACTATAAGAAGAGAATGAAGATATAATTACAAGAAAAGTAAAAATCACTTTAATTTTATTCAAAGTATACATAAATTATAAAGTTAATTTAATTAAAAAGCTATCGCTATAATTTGTTCAATTGATTATTTTTGGCAAAAAATAATATGTAAGTTTGTCACATCAAATAACAAGCCATAATTTTTTACAAAAATAGTATTTAAACCTTTGCAGACAAACTTATTTAATATCGTTTTATTATCGTTCATTCTAAGTCTTGGATATAATAATTTATATTCACAGGATTTGCGCAAAAAGTCAACTTCTATCCCCGCCAAAACGCAAATAGACAACTCCTTAGAAGTTTCTCAAAAAAAGAACATAGATACTAAAAAACCTATCGATAGCCTTAAAAAAGTAGATAGTATAAAAACTAAAAAGCCTTTTCTTGATGGAAAAGTAAAGTATAAGGCTGCTCAATATGCTAAAATAGACCAAAAGAAAAAGCATATCACTTTATATGATCAAGCCGAACTTTACTACCAAGATGTTGAATTAAAATCGGGAATCATTGTACTAGATTATGAAAAAAATGAAGTTTACGCAGGAAGAATTAAAGATTCTACTGGTAAATATACCCAATATCCTAATTTCAAACAAGGAACTAATGTTGTAGAACCAGACTCAATTAGGTTTAATTTCAAAACCAAAAAAGCATTAATTTGGAATTCTAGAACTGACCAAGGAGAGTTTAAAGTCAAAGCTTCTATAACAAAAAAAGAAAATGATTCTGTTTATTTTTTAAAAGGTGCCCGATTTACAACTTCTACAAATGTGGACAAACCTGAATATTATTTTCAAACAAATAAAGTAAAATTTATCCCTGGAAAAAAAGTAATTACAGGCTTAACTAATATGGTCATTGCTGATGTTCCCACACCTATCGCTCTACCGTTTGCCTATTTCCCAATGAGTAAAGAAACGAGTGTATCTGGAATTATCTTACCCAGTTATAATGATTCAAATACAAGAGGTTTTTCATTACAAAATGGAGGATACTATTTTGCACTAACAGATAATTATGACTTAACAGCTATTGGAGATTATTATACCAATGGAAGTTATGGATTACGTTTTGAATCGTCCTACGCTAAACGATACCGTTTTAGAGGGAATATGAATTTTAGATATGAAAACTTAATTACCAGCGAGAGAGGTTATCCAGACTATTCAAAACAGAAAATCTACAATATTCAATGGTCGCACTCTAGAGATTCAAAAGCGAATCCTAATGCTAGCTTTTCTGCTTCTGTCAATTTAGGAAGTAGTAAATATTTCAATCAATCGATAAATCAATCTAATATTGGTTCCCGATTAAATAATACACTAAGCTCATCTGTTTCCTATTCCAAAACATTCAATTCGGTTCCTCAAGTTAGAATGTCGCTAACGGCAACCCATTCTCAAAACACCCAAACCGAAACCATAGATATGACCCTTCCTACACTTCAATTAAGTGTAGACCGTATTTACCCATTCTCAAAAGAAAATGATAGTAAAAAAGGATTTATCAAAAACATCAACTTACAGTATAACTTAAACGGAAGAAATAGTATTACAACAACCGATTCGTTGTTTTTCAAACCACAAATGTTTGATGATGCTAAATTGGGAGTTCAACATAGTATTCCAATTAGTACTAACTTTAAGTTGTTTAAATATTTCAGTGCATCAACATCTGCTAATTACGAAGAGGTTTGGACTGCAAAAACACTAAATAGAAGCTATGATGTTGACCAAAGTGCCGTTGTAGATGTAACCAAAAATGGATTTGACGCTTACCGTACGTACAATTTTTCTTCAAGTTTAGGAACAACTATTTATGGTACTTTTAATTTTGGTGAAGACAAAAAAATTAAATCTATAAGACACGTTATGCGTCCATCGTTATCGTATAGCTATACTCCTAGTTTTGAAAAATACTACGACACTTATGCTACTGATGCTAGTGGAACAATGACCAAACAATACTCACGATTTGAAAACAGCATCTATGGAGCCCCTGGTTTAACTAACTCTAGTAATTTAGGAATTAGTATTAGCAATACATTTGAAGCTAAAGTAACCGATAGAGACAGTACTAAAACGGAGCCTAAAAAAATAATGCTGCTTAACAACTTCAATTTATCAACAAGCTATAATTTGAATGCTGACGGAGAAACTAATCTTGCATGGTCACCTGTTAGGGTAAGTGGTGGTACTCAGCTATTCAAAGATAAAATGAATGTCAATTTTGGAGCGACATTAGATCCTTATGCCATTGACAATTCAGGAAACAGAATTAACACCTTTAATATTGACAATGGAGGAAGTTTATTTCGTATGACAAGTGCTAATATGACTCTGAATTACTCGATTTCTAGTACCGATAAGGAAGACAGAAATAAAGCTAAAGACTCACAGACTACTCGTAACGGTGGACGTGAAGATGATTTGTTTGGAACCAGTAATGATTTTGGAAATAACCGAAGAAGCTCTTTTGACGGAAGTGAAGAAAAAGGGGACGACGTAGTATCTGAATTTTTCCATTCTAAATTGCCATGGGATATTACTTTTGCTTACTCATTGACTTATGGGAATAATAACCGTGAAAAATCAATTACGGCTAACTCGATTATGATTTCAGCCAATACAGATTTAACTCCAAAATGGAAAGTTGGAGTTTCTACTGGATACGATTTTGTACAAAAGGGTGTAACCTACACACAATTGCGTCTTGAAAGAGATTTATTGAGTTGGAGAATGAGTGTGAACTGGACTCCATTTGGAACAAATGCTAACTGGAACTTTTTTATCGGAATCAAATCAGGTGTTCTTAGCGACATTAAATGGGATAAAAACAGCACGACAACAAGGTAAAGGAAGTTAATTTATTTCTAGAATAAATTTAAAATTGTAAATTTACTATTCTATCTATTTTTATAATTCACGTTAATACCTAAACCATGAAAAATGTAATTTTTACACCAGAAGCTCCTGCTCCTATTGGCCCATACAATCAAGCGATATTAAAAAATGACACTCTTTATATTTCAGGCCAAATTCCTATAAATCCTAAAACAGGAGAAGTCATTAGTGATTCTATTGAAGCTGAAACGAAGCAAGTAATGGAGAATTTAAATGCTATATTATTAGCAGCAGGTATGACATTTGAAAATGTTGTAAAGACATCTATTTTCATAATAAATATGAATGATTTTGCGAGTATCAATGCAGTATACGGCTCCTATTTAAATGAAACAACCGCTCCAGCTCGTGAAACGGTTCAAGTATCATGTTTGCCAAAAAATGTAAATATTGAAATCTCTATGATTGCAATGCTATAGCATTTAAAAACAATTGTGCCGAAGCTTCATTTGTTGCAATAGGCACATTGTGTACATCACACACACGCAGAAGCATATTAATATCTACCTCATGTGCATGACTTGCCAAGGGGTCTTTAAAGAATAAAACCATTTTCGTTTTTCCTTCTGCTACTCTGGCTGCAATTTGAGCATCCCCACCCATTGGGCCTGAAAGCATTTTCTTAACTTTAAAACCTGCATTTTCAGCTTTACCTCCTGTAGTTCCAGTAGCAATAATTTTAATATTTTCTTGTCGTAATAAGTCGATGTTCTTATTTAAGAATTGAACCATATCCACTTTTTTACCATCGTGAGCTATAACTGCTATTTCCATAATAATTATTTATTTATTTTGACCATGAAATGCGATTAAACCATCAATTGGTCTTCTCAATACATTTCCTAATTGTAATTCATATTTATCAAAAGTTTGCTGCAATTCTTCTTTTAAATAAAATGCAATTGAACCTACAAAATGAACAGGTACTTCCTTGCAATTATCATATTGCTTTACATAATTTTTAACAAAAGATTTCATCCCTTTAAAAATTATTTTTTGACAAAAAGGATGCTCTTTATTTTGAATTAAGAATTTAGCAAAAGTTGCCAAATAAGCATTGGGATTAGCTTCTTTATATAATTTTGCCTTAATGAAATCAGGCTCTAAATTATATTCTTTTTCAAATTCAACAGCTAACTCTTTTGGCATTTTATTAAAATAATATTTTCTAATTAATTCTTTACCAAAAACGTTTCCACTACAATCATCCATCACAATATAACCTAATGATTGTACTTTTTGATGTAATGTAGTACCATCAAAATAACTACAATTAGAACCAGTTCCCAAAATACATACAATTGCTTTTTCGTCTTTTGGTGTTGTAGCATAGACAGCCGCGTAGGTATCTTCCTCAACCACAATACTGGCATTTGAAAAATACTCTTTAAATATCCCAGTTAGTGTTTTTTTCATTTTGTCAGTACCACAGCCAGCTCCATAAAAAAACAAATGGGTTGCAGTATCTTTATTTTGTAAAATATCAAAACGGTCATTCAAACGCTCCACAATAACCTCTTTTTCCAGAACCTCTGGATTCAAACCTAAAGTTTGGGTAGTAAATAATACTTTTCCAGCATCATCAATTGCAACCCAATCAGCTTTTGTAGAACCACTATCCACTAATAATCTCATTTCTTTTTTGGTTTTATAGTTAATCTAAATTCTAAAGTATAAAAAAATCCCGTTAAATAATCATAACGGGATTTTTATTATGTGTAATTTGTTGATTATTTTAATCCTGCAATATGAACTGATAAATCAATTAATTTACTTGAATAACCATACTCATTATCATACCATGATACTAATTTGAAGAAAGTAGAGTTTAATCCAATTCCTGCAGTAGCATCAATGATAGATGTTCTTTTATCAGAGATAAAATCTTGAGATACAACAGCATCTTCAGTATATCCTAAGATACCTTTCATTGAAGTCTCAGAAGCATTTTTCAAAACTGCCATAATTTCTTCGTATGAAGTTTCTTTAGCAACTTTTACAGTTAAATCTACTGTAGAAACGTCAGCTGTAGGAACACGGAAAGCCATACCAGTCAATTTTCCATTCAATTCAGGAATTACTTTTCCAACTGCTTTTGCAGCTCCTGTAGATGATGGGATAATGTTGATAGCAGCAGCACGTCCACCTCTCCAGTCTTTTCTAGAAGGACCATCAGCAGTCATTTGAGTTGAAGTTGTAGCATGAACAGTTGTCATCAAAGCTTCAACAATTCCGAAGTTATCATTAATTACTTTAGCCAATGGAGCTAAACAGTTAGTTGTACAAGAAGCGTTAGAAACAACTAAATCAGTAGCTTTAGCAGTTTCGTGGTTTACTCCCATTACAAACATTGGAGCATCAGCAGAAGGTGCAGAAATAATTACTTTTTTAGCACCACCTTTGATATGCTCATTAGCTGTTTCAACAGTTGTAAAGATACCTGTACACTCAGCAACAACATCAACATCAACTTCATTCCATTTCAAGTCAGCTGGATTTCTTTCAGCTGTGATACGAATATTTCTTCCGTTAACGTATAATTTTCCTTCTTTTACTTCTACATCACCATCAAAACGACCATGTACTGAATCATATTTTAACAAGTAAGCTAAGTGATCAACATCTAATAAATCGTTGATTGCTACAACCTCTACATTATCTCTATTAAAAGACTCTCTAAACACAATTCTTCCAATTCTACCGAATCCGTTTATTCCTAATTTTACTTTTGACATTTGTTTATTATTTAGTATTTATTTTAATTTTAAAAATTCTTTATTCTTATGTTGTAATAATATCAGAAACTCTCAATAACTCTGAATCAATTTCTGATTTTCCTTTGATGGCGTGTGATAAAGGAGTAAGATTAACTTTGTCATTTTTTAATCCAACCATAAAGTTAGAAATACCTTCCAACAAAGATTCTACTGCTTTCACCCCTAAACGACTAGCAAGTACTCTGTCAAAACAAGAAGGAGAACCTCCACGTTGCATATGACCTAATACTGATACTCTTACATCATATTCTGGTAGGTTAGCTTCAACATAATCTTTTAATTCGAATACATTTTTACCAATTTTATCTCCTTCAGCAATAACGACAATACTAGATGATTTACCAGAAGCCTTACTTTTTTTCAGTGACTCTAACAAACGCTCTAATCCTAGATCTTCTTCAGGTATCAAAATTTCTTCAGCTCCTGCTCCTATTCCTGCATTCAATGCAATATGACCAGCATCACGTCCCATAACCTCTACAAAAAACAAACGGTTGTGTGAACTCGCTGTATCTCTAATTTTATCAATACAATCAACAACTGTATTCAAAGCCGTATCATAACCTAAAGTATGACTTGTCCCATAAATATCATTGTCAATCGTTCCAGGAATACCCATTACTGGGAATTTATACTCTTCATTAAAAATTAAAGCTCCTGTAAAACTTCCGTCTCCTCCAATTACTACAAAGGCTTCTATACCTTCTTTTACTAAATTATCGTAAGCTTTCTTTCTTCCTTCAGCAGTTCTAAACTCAGCTGAACGCGCTGACTTTAAAATCGTCCCTCCTTTATTTATTATATTATTTACTGATCGAGGACCCATTTCGATAAAGTCTCCTTCAATCATTCCTTGGTAACCTCTATAGATACCTACACATTCTACATTATGAAAAGCACAAGTTCTAACTACAGATCGAATGGCAGCATTCATACCTGGAGAATCTCCTCCTGATGTTAAAACACCTATTTTTTTTATCTTATTTGACATTACTTTTTATTTTGAAAATGTAAATTTAGGAAACATATCGCACTTTTCGCCCTATCTAAATGCTAATTTACTCAACCTCAGTAAATTCAAACGTTTTCGTTAATAAGTTTTCAAAAAAACAAAAAAAATCACATATAATTAACATAAATTAAATAAAACCGATTTTTGTTAACAATTTAATATAAAAGTATAAAAACCATTCATTTATAACAGCACTTATTTAAGACCAAAAAACTAAATTTATTTACTATTCCTCCTCCGGAATAATCCCTTCAAAATTTGACTTTGGTTTATCTGGCTTAGGCTCAGATTGCTTTGAAAAATTAATATATTCGGGAGCTAAATTTGAATCTTGAAACTGATCGATATAACGCACAGCAGGAGCTAATTTTACATTTTTAAAAATCTTATTTATTAACTCCTTAAATGTATCAAAATCTACTTCATAAGTCACACCTAAGCCTTGCGTATAACCAATACCCTGTCCAATATAATTAATATCATTCTCTCGATTAAACAACCTTAAGTTTAAGGTACCATCTTCATTTACTCTATATTGTACTTCTAAATCACCCACAATAGCCGATTCATTAATCCCTCCAAAAGGAACCCCTACTTTACCATTTATAGTAAAACGTTCATTTATTTTTGAAGAAATAGTTGCAACTACTCGACCGTCTGTTTCCTTTCCAAGGCGTCTGTCGGCAGAAACGTAGTTTAATCCAACTCTGATTTTATCATTATCTGTTTTTAAAATACCTCCTATTAAACTGGAAGCCGTTTCAAATAAACTTCCTGAAAAATCCGATTGTGTAACTCCTTCTGAACTCAAAAAACCACCAGAAGATAATAGATACAATGCTTGCGTTTGCCTTACATCCTTATCATTTAATTTATATTGAATCTCAGACTTTAAAACATTACTTACTGTTGGAAACTCAATATTAAAATCAGGTTCTGGACTAGCTAAATCCCCTTTTATCCCTATAACAACTTCTACAGGAACCTTTCTATTAAATGAAGAATTATCTAACAATACAGCAGGATTAGCAATTGTTTTATATACCGCTTCTAAATTTAATTGTGCTCGCATTGGATTCCCTTCCCAAGAAATAGACCCTCCTTTTTTGACATCAAATTTTTTATCTATAAGTCCGCCGTACTTAAAATTATAAGTTCCTTCATATGCTTGAAAGTTCCCCCACATATTAAACTTCCCAAGTGTATTTATTTTGAACAACAAAGAACCATAACCCTTACCTTTCATTCCGTGACCTGAGTTTCTATCCAAAATCACTTCAACTTCAGCATCTGGTGTAATATCTAAATCAAACTCTAACTCAAGTCCTTTATAATTACGATCATTCCCTATTATCCCTTTTTTAATATTATTTTTTTCCTTCTCACTGATGAAATGAATCAAGCTATTATCCCCTATACTTTCAGCTTCGTTAATTGGTATTTTCAAAGCTGAACCTTTTTGTGACCGAGCTTCGACCTTAATAAATAATCCATTAGTAGGCCCTGAGATAGTAGCACTTCCATCAATATAAGCTGTCCCATAATAGGCCGCATCCTCACTATCAACCGTATTTAAGACTAACAATCGATTTGTATTTACTCCAAGGTTTAATTTCCAGTCTAGAAATTTGTTATGCTCAATACTACCTTTTAAAATCCCCTTAGTTCCAAATTTAGAATCTGTGATTGTATTATTTCTAAACAAAAACTGATTATCTATTAAATCAACAATAGACCTATTGGCTAGCTCATAATCAACATTTAAGTAAGGTATTGTCATACCGGCATCATCCACAAATAGCCTTCCACTAATTTTTGGTTTGTTTACCGTTCCTTCAACCCGTGAATTTCCTGTTACAAAACCTCTAATATTTGACAAAACCTCACCCCCAAGTGAACTTAAAATACCCAGATTAAATTTATCCAGCTTTAAATCTAAATCTAATAATGCTTCTTTTTCAACAATCTTAAAACTACCTTTAGCATTAAAAGATTCTAAATTTTTATTTTCTAAGAAGGAATCAATAGTAAACTTTTCAAGATTATGGTCTCCTTCAATATTCAATTTTAAAACCCCTAAATCTGTATTATTAATATTCAAATGGTCAACTGCCAAAGAAGCTGTTGGTTTATAAACAGCATTATTTTGTAAAAAATTAATCTCTCCATTTAAATTTCCATTAAACACAAACTTATCATCTGCTGGTGTTATCTTGAATAAATCAACATCTTTAAAACTTAGTTTTAAATCTTTATTGGTAGTCCCTGAAAGCTTTCCTTTAAGAGCGATTTC is from Flavobacterium sp. NG2 and encodes:
- a CDS encoding N-acetylmuramoyl-L-alanine amidase, which produces MYTLNKIKVIFTFLVIISSFSSYSQSNIFKVTLDAGHGDHDFGAVYSGHVEKNIALAIVLKVGEMLEAYPKVEVTYTRKTDVFIDLVERANIANRANASVFVSIHCNASKNTSADGTETYVMGMNKIASNLEAAKKENAVITLEKDYKRKYEGFDPNSPETMIGMKLMQEEYLENSISLASKIENEFEKIGKKIRGGGVKQAPFMVLHKAYMPRVLIETGFISNPVEGKILDSEEGQREIARAITNAIIRYKNEYFGNGTESYEPAKTTPKVAEKPVAKDTSTPVKTTADTTKTSSVTSQGNNDTVFKVQITAISKKIALVPKNFKGLDRISVNYENDLYRYMYGETADYNEAKKLLDEAKSKGYEFAFITAFVGGKKVSVQDAIK
- a CDS encoding putative LPS assembly protein LptD translates to MQTNLFNIVLLSFILSLGYNNLYSQDLRKKSTSIPAKTQIDNSLEVSQKKNIDTKKPIDSLKKVDSIKTKKPFLDGKVKYKAAQYAKIDQKKKHITLYDQAELYYQDVELKSGIIVLDYEKNEVYAGRIKDSTGKYTQYPNFKQGTNVVEPDSIRFNFKTKKALIWNSRTDQGEFKVKASITKKENDSVYFLKGARFTTSTNVDKPEYYFQTNKVKFIPGKKVITGLTNMVIADVPTPIALPFAYFPMSKETSVSGIILPSYNDSNTRGFSLQNGGYYFALTDNYDLTAIGDYYTNGSYGLRFESSYAKRYRFRGNMNFRYENLITSERGYPDYSKQKIYNIQWSHSRDSKANPNASFSASVNLGSSKYFNQSINQSNIGSRLNNTLSSSVSYSKTFNSVPQVRMSLTATHSQNTQTETIDMTLPTLQLSVDRIYPFSKENDSKKGFIKNINLQYNLNGRNSITTTDSLFFKPQMFDDAKLGVQHSIPISTNFKLFKYFSASTSANYEEVWTAKTLNRSYDVDQSAVVDVTKNGFDAYRTYNFSSSLGTTIYGTFNFGEDKKIKSIRHVMRPSLSYSYTPSFEKYYDTYATDASGTMTKQYSRFENSIYGAPGLTNSSNLGISISNTFEAKVTDRDSTKTEPKKIMLLNNFNLSTSYNLNADGETNLAWSPVRVSGGTQLFKDKMNVNFGATLDPYAIDNSGNRINTFNIDNGGSLFRMTSANMTLNYSISSTDKEDRNKAKDSQTTRNGGREDDLFGTSNDFGNNRRSSFDGSEEKGDDVVSEFFHSKLPWDITFAYSLTYGNNNREKSITANSIMISANTDLTPKWKVGVSTGYDFVQKGVTYTQLRLERDLLSWRMSVNWTPFGTNANWNFFIGIKSGVLSDIKWDKNSTTTR
- a CDS encoding Rid family detoxifying hydrolase, producing MKNVIFTPEAPAPIGPYNQAILKNDTLYISGQIPINPKTGEVISDSIEAETKQVMENLNAILLAAGMTFENVVKTSIFIINMNDFASINAVYGSYLNETTAPARETVQVSCLPKNVNIEISMIAML
- a CDS encoding methylglyoxal synthase; the encoded protein is MEIAVIAHDGKKVDMVQFLNKNIDLLRQENIKIIATGTTGGKAENAGFKVKKMLSGPMGGDAQIAARVAEGKTKMVLFFKDPLASHAHEVDINMLLRVCDVHNVPIATNEASAQLFLNAIALQS
- a CDS encoding N-acetylglucosamine kinase, whose protein sequence is MRLLVDSGSTKADWVAIDDAGKVLFTTQTLGLNPEVLEKEVIVERLNDRFDILQNKDTATHLFFYGAGCGTDKMKKTLTGIFKEYFSNASIVVEEDTYAAVYATTPKDEKAIVCILGTGSNCSYFDGTTLHQKVQSLGYIVMDDCSGNVFGKELIRKYYFNKMPKELAVEFEKEYNLEPDFIKAKLYKEANPNAYLATFAKFLIQNKEHPFCQKIIFKGMKSFVKNYVKQYDNCKEVPVHFVGSIAFYLKEELQQTFDKYELQLGNVLRRPIDGLIAFHGQNK
- the gap gene encoding type I glyceraldehyde-3-phosphate dehydrogenase; its protein translation is MSKVKLGINGFGRIGRIVFRESFNRDNVEVVAINDLLDVDHLAYLLKYDSVHGRFDGDVEVKEGKLYVNGRNIRITAERNPADLKWNEVDVDVVAECTGIFTTVETANEHIKGGAKKVIISAPSADAPMFVMGVNHETAKATDLVVSNASCTTNCLAPLAKVINDNFGIVEALMTTVHATTSTQMTADGPSRKDWRGGRAAAINIIPSSTGAAKAVGKVIPELNGKLTGMAFRVPTADVSTVDLTVKVAKETSYEEIMAVLKNASETSMKGILGYTEDAVVSQDFISDKRTSIIDATAGIGLNSTFFKLVSWYDNEYGYSSKLIDLSVHIAGLK
- the pfkA gene encoding 6-phosphofructokinase; the protein is MSNKIKKIGVLTSGGDSPGMNAAIRSVVRTCAFHNVECVGIYRGYQGMIEGDFIEMGPRSVNNIINKGGTILKSARSAEFRTAEGRKKAYDNLVKEGIEAFVVIGGDGSFTGALIFNEEYKFPVMGIPGTIDNDIYGTSHTLGYDTALNTVVDCIDKIRDTASSHNRLFFVEVMGRDAGHIALNAGIGAGAEEILIPEEDLGLERLLESLKKSKASGKSSSIVVIAEGDKIGKNVFELKDYVEANLPEYDVRVSVLGHMQRGGSPSCFDRVLASRLGVKAVESLLEGISNFMVGLKNDKVNLTPLSHAIKGKSEIDSELLRVSDIITT